The Gossypium hirsutum isolate 1008001.06 chromosome D03, Gossypium_hirsutum_v2.1, whole genome shotgun sequence genomic interval CtgagcacacggacgtgtgactcgaccgtgtgacctctgttacttagaaaattttgatgatgaaatatgaaattttgatgatagttttacatgttcggtaaagtgattttgagtaaaaatgtcaattttggactaaattaagaaaaatgataaatcgtgtggtaaaagtgtgaataaattaaaaatgtgggctgttatggaaataataaaaatttggctagcttgggtttgtgtttaattttatgaaattgtgattttatgtgacaAGGACtgaattgcaaaaatgtgaaagtatAGGGTCAAAAGTGTAAAATTGCCctaatgtgtaaattgtgttaaattgagtgaattagtgattaaataaggtaatttttttattatatagacTGAGAAAAACAAGATTTGGACCTAGAAACATGACAAAAACTATGTATTGGATTAGTTGACCTAATTCGTCGTTTCAacgaacgaggtaagttcatatgttaaataATGTTCTTAAATTGTGTTCTAAATGTTCATTTATAattgaattgatatgaatattgattGGATGAGTACGAGCATAAATCGAAAAAGTTACGACgttcgaaagtcccgtacgaacatTAGGAATAGCTTAGGATACTGagatgtgattacgtgtaagaccatgtctgggacattggcattcttacgtgattcgtgtaagaccatgtctgggatgttggcatcggtATGaaatttgtgtaagaccatagttggctattggcattgatatgtgatcacatgtaagaccttatctgggatatggcattgtgcGAGTTTTACGagatttttgagtatccttaGCAATTCTTAATGGTTCAACGGGGAAATTCAAGACGAGAATAAAAGTGTAAACGAAataagtggtacaggtatgtacgatactCATACGTATATTGAATGAAAGAAGATTGATAAATAGATGTGAGCTCGTGTATAttacatggaaatgtttgagTTTATGTAAGtgtttgatttatataaatgCTTATTGAGGATATCGAATTTCACATTATGAGTAAGTGGATAGTTATGAGAAATCCATATAGTTggtttatgtggcatgtataggctagttggttTATGAAGTGTATAAGTGACCTTTGGCTATTTACGCATATGTGTTTGATATgtatttagccatgagatttggcttaataGTGATGTAAAGTTTAATGTGTATAAGTTGTGTTCATATTAGTTTGGTATGTAAATTTCCTTGTGAAATGGTATATCTTGGTATGTTTGATTATGGTTCAAATAGCTCAATAGACATTTGGTAAGTGACATGTATATGTTTGGTTATTTATGGCTTGACCATGAATGCAAATGTGGTGGCAATGTGGCTTAAGAAATGGtatgtttaaatatgaatttgaaaTGATACTTTGGTATGCCTTGGTTTGGTTTTAGACTGAATGATTCGGTTGGATATTTAGTTTGCATTTAAGGCATGTGATAAATGCAATTGATAGTAAGTGGTGAATGATGAATCATGTGGAGTTGGAATGCTTTGAGCTAGTTTATGGGCATTTgatgagtagtaaggaaatggaTATACAATTGTATGAAATGTACATGAAATGGCCATTTTTCGTTGCCTATTAGATGTTAAATTGATGTCGAAATGATGTGGTTTAGGTATGCATGTGaaaggtgagaaatgtggcttaaactaAGTCTATTTTCGTGCCACATGgtctgagcacacgggcgtgtgactcgaccgtgtgacctctgttacttagaaaatttttacaagtttcagatatttttatatgtgatcagtttagtctcgaaccttcTCTAATGTTTGTTTAAGGTATCGTAGACCTCAAAAAGGGAAAATATgtgtgtgattgaatgattatgtATCATAATGCaaaaatgtttaatttataattgtATATTTGAATGATTATGTTTCTGTATAATTGACTATAGTTTCTCCGGCAACGAATGTGGCATCTTATAGCTCGGACCTAGCGATCGGGTCAAGCGAAGGGTGTTACACAATGGGTATTTTAGCAAAAGAAAAGGGGATGATGAGTAGATTTTAACAAAGAGCTTCAAGGGCTTTAGAATGAAagaaggaataaattttaaaataggaaAATAGGTCTAACCAAGTTCGCAACTTGAATATTAAAGCTAAATCCCATTTCCTCCCCAAATACTAGGCGCTCTATTAGGATTAgagatatttaagaaaaaaacctTAAACAGGTCTACAAGTGATCTATTCGCCCATAATCAACAACACAAGCAAGCAAGTTATAGATAAGTCCAACCATACAAATCACTCTAATCATGGAAACTCAACATTTGAGAGATCATGAAAAAAGCATTGAGACTTCGACTTTTCTTTCGTGATAATATGAACTCAAAGCTCGTGTTTCTTTCCATTTAATGGAACCATTAAAGCATATAGAATATGATACATAATTAGATATTAGATAAGACATGGAAGATACAAAATATAACAAGTCAACCGAATTACTGAATTTacttacaatttaaaattttagttgtatatatttatattttgaatttaaatttaatttatattataatataaatagttttaaatgtattttatgaaattatcaaaTGATAATTTCATATGTGATAATAAAACTTGTATACTTATATATAGtcacctattaaaataaaaaagaagataaaCCTTGAGAATTTCTATCTTATCAATATTACTTTGTACGTCTCAAAATTCAAATGTAAAAATCAAACTCTTAAACAATAACCACATAAAGGTTTTGTTATAAGTATCAATATGATtactaacaatttttttaattcactattttaaaataaaaatgcaagTATAAACAAACATTAACTATTCAATTAGATTTTGATTCCAAAGGAAAAAATCATAACAAATAGAAGTTACACAAGCCTaataaaaaatagaacaaaaCCTTAATATAGTATTGTGAGATGTTAAAGGTTCAATTTTAGTTCCTAAGAAAATCACTTCTCTTACATCcacatattatatatatcaatcttttaataaaaaaagataacAAGTAATAAGAaagtattaaaaagaaaaagtgaaagatgGCATGCCAAGatcttgttgttgttgttgcacTTGTTTTCATGGTTGTTGTTGGGGCATTTGCTGTCGAATCGTCACCTTCACCAGTCCCTTCCAAGGCATCTTCACCTTCGAAGTCACCATCTCCTTCTTCTCTGGCTTCATCCCCCAAGTCCCCCTCCATTAAGTCACCGTCGCAAGACTCCAATGGCTCATCTTTTTCACCATCAAAATCCCACGAAGGAGCACCCAAGTCATCTCATCCTGGTGCCCCAATGAGCTCTTCAAGCTCCTCTTCGCCTAATCCTAGTCAAAGCGACAACCCTAACGCCAACAAAGGATACTCTTCTGAGGTTGAGTCTCCTGAGGAGGTCTCATCCCCTCCTTCACCAACTGCCAATGATGAAGTTTCTCACTCCCCTACTCCTAGCCCTGAAAGCACGGGTGATGTTGTCGATAGTGAGACCCTTGCACCAGCACCCTCTAATGCCATTGAAATAAAGTCCACCACTTGTATTGTCAGTGTTGTAACTCTTGTCGGACTCTTCCTCTTTTAAGCTTCACATGCATAAGTTCATGGAAGGCCTTGAGATGTGCTTTCTAGTTacctttaatatttattaaaaaaaagtcataTTTATATGCTAATTAAAATTGTACTTTTGAGGCctgaaataaaatttataatatatattttttaattaatgtactaataGTGAATCAAAACTTGTTAATATCTGGCACTAAATAAGTTCGAAGCACTGATTAAGCTTGTTTAAGAATTTTCATGCTTAAGGTCTAACTTGAGGTAGTTAAAGCTTGTCCGTATTCAAGCTCAAGCTTAGCCTAATAATTAAGTTTAGGTTAATAATATATACTAAAGAtgataacatattttaataatataaaaacatttaaaatatatattaaaactaaAAGTCTCGATAAGGCTCACGAGCTATTCAGGCAAGTATtttgtaatagcctaattttaGGGTTAGTCAAGacagtggtttttggaccacaatATGAGgtcaaaataactattttattattttattaatgtttacagtatgatagaatgctcgtgtaaaaatttcgtgaagaaattttatcgtttaagtgtttaattggtaaaaaggactaaatcgcttaaagcataaaaattgagttctaatagctaaaagtgTTTAGATTCTCTAGAATTTAAAGGAGGAAGTCCTTATGTGTTAATTAGTCCAATTATGAGATAGTGGCTGCAAATGGTTTGGTAATGtggtaaattgaattaatttttaaggttaaatttgtaatgtGGTAATTAcgtaaagtaaaaataaattaaacaaaggTGTCATCTTCCACCCATTATTTTTCCAccaaaaaatgagaaagaaaacaCCATGGATATGGCTTCAAAGGTTTGGCCATCTTCAGATtaaattgtaagttcatttttgactcggtttttaataatttctacgttttttagaTCATTGCATCGTAATCTAGTTAGCCTGTACctctgatttcaaaactgttaaagattttgatagttgtcattgttgaatatatgtgttaattgatgtttgacgatgaaatatgaaattttgatgatagttttacatgttcggtaaagtgattttgagtaaaaatgtcaattttggactaaattaagaaaaatgataaatcgtgtcgtaaaagtgtgaataaattaaaaatgtgggctgttatggaaataataaaaaattggctagcttgggtttgtgtttaattttatgaaattgtgattttatgtgacaAGGACtgaattgcaaaaatgtgaaagtataggggaaaaagtATAAACTACCCTagtgtgtaaattgtgttaaattgagtgaattagtgattaaataaggtaattttgtttttattatatagcCTGAGAAAAACAATATTTGGACCTAGAAACAGGACAAAAACTATGTATTggattagtcgacctaattcgtCGTTTCAAGGAACGAGGTAAGCTCATATGTTAAATAATGTTCTTAAATTGTGTTCTAAATGTTCATTTATCattgaattgatatgaatattgattGGATGAGTACGAGCATAAATCGAAAAAGTTATGACGTTCGGAAGTCCCGTACGAACATTAGGAATAGCTTAGGATACTAagatgtgattacgtgtaagaccatgtctgggacattggcatcgctatgtgattcgtgtaagaccatgtatgggacattggcatcgatacgagattcgtgtaagaccatgtctgggatgttggcatcggtatgaaattcgtgtaagaccatagttggctattggcattgatatgtgatcacatgtaagaccatatctaggatatggcattgtacgagttatacgagatttttgagtatccttaGCAATTCTTAATGGTTCAACGGGGAAATTCAAGACGAGAATAAAGGTGTAAACGAAataagtggtacaggtatgtacgatactCATACGTATATTGAATGAAAGAAGATTGATAAATAGATGTGAGCTCGTGTATAttacatggaaatgtttgagTTTATGTAAGtgtttgatttatataaatgCTTATTGAGGATATCGAATTTCACATTATGAGTAAGTGGATAGTTATGAGAAATCCATATAGTTggtttatgtggcatgtataggctagttggttTATGAAGTGTATAAGTGACATTTGACTATTTATGCATATGTGTTTGATTTgtatttagccatgagatttggcttaataATGATGTAAAGTTTAATGTGTATAAGTTGTGTTCATATTAGTTTGGTATGTAAATTTCCTTGTGCAATGGTATATCTTGGTATGTTTGATTATGGTTCAAATAGCTCAATAGACATTTGGTAAGTGACATGTATATGTTTGGTTACTTGTCGCTTAACCATGAATGCTAATGTGGTGGCAATGTGGCTGAAGAAATGGtatgtttaaatatgaatttgaaatgtacttTGGTATGCCTTGGTTTGGTTTTAGACTGAATGATTCGATTGGATATTTAGTTTGAATTTGAGGCATGTGATAAATGCAATTGATAGTAAGTGGTGAATGATGAATTATGTGGAGTTGGAATGCTTTGAGCTAGTTTATGGGCATTTGATGAGTAGTAAGGAATTGGATATAAAATTGTATGAAATGTAcatgaaatggtcatttttcgTTGCTTATTAGATGTGGAATTGATGCCAAAATGATGTGGTTTACGTATGCATGTGaaaggtgagaaatgtggcttaaaccaagtctATTTTTGTGCCACATGgtctgagcacacgggcgtgtgactcgaccgtgtgacctctgttacttagaaaatttttacaagtttcagatatttttatatgtgatcagtttagtcccgaaccttatCTAATGTATGTTTAAGGTATCGTAGAccttaaaaagggaaaatatgtgtgtgattgaatgattatgtATCATAATGCaaaaatgtttaatttataattgtATATTTGAATGATTATGTTTCTGTATAATTGATTATATTTTCTCCGGCAACGAATATGGCATCCTATAGCTCGGACCTAGCGATCGGGTCAAGCGATGGGTGTTACACAATGGGTATTTTAGCAAAAGAAAAGGGGATGATGAGTAGATTTTAACAAAGAGCTTCAAGGGCTTTAGAatgaaataaggaataaattttaaaataggaaAATAGGACTAACCAAGTTGGCAACTTGAATATTGAAGCTAAATCCCATTTCCTCCCCAAATACTAGACGCTCATTTAGGCTTAgagatatttaagaaaaaaacctTAAACAGGTCTACAAGTGATCTATTCGCCCATAATCAATCATACAAGTAAGCAAGTTATAGATAAGTTCAACCATACAAATCACTCTAATCATGGAAACTCAACATTTGAGAGATCATGAAATAAGCACTGAGACTTCGACTTTTCTTTCGTGATAATATGAATTCAAAGCTCGTGTTTCTTTCCATTTAATGGAATCATTAAAGCATATAGAATATGATACATAATTAGATATTAGATAAGACATGGAAGATACAAAATATAACAAGTCAATCGAATTACtgaatttacttataatttaaaattttagttgtatatatttatattttgaatctaaatttaatttatattataatataaatagttttaaatgtattttatgaaattatcaaaTGATAATTTCATATGTGATAATAAAacttgtatacatatatatagtcacctattaaaataaaaaagaatataaacctTGAGAATTTCTATCTTATCAATATTATTTTGTACGTCTCGTAATTCAAACGTAAAAATCAAACTCTTAAACAATAACCACATAAAGGTTTTGTTATAAGTATCAATATGATTactaaaaatttttttaattcactagtttaaaaaaaaatgcaaGTATAAACAAACATTAACTACTCAATTAGATTTTGATTccaaagaaaaaaatcataacaAATAGAAGTTAAACAAGCCTaataaaaaatagaacaaaaCCTTAATATAGTATTGTGAGATGTTAAAGGTTCAATTTTAGTTCATAAGAAAATCACTTCTCTTACAtacacatattatatatatatcaatcttttaataaaaaaagataacaagtcataagaaaatattaaaaataaaaagtgaaagATGGCATGCCAAGatcttgttgttgttgttgttgttgcacTTGTTTTCATGGTTGTTGTTGGGGCATTTGTTGTCGAATCGTCACCTTCACCAGTCCCTTCCATGGCATCTTCAACTTCGAAGTCAGCATCTCCTTCTTCTCTGCCTTCTTCCCCCAAGTCCCCCTCCATTAAGTCACCATCACAAGACTCCAGTGGCTCATCTTTTTCACCATCAAAATCCCATGAATGAGCACCCAAGTCATCTCCACCTGGTGCCCCAAAGAGCTCTTCAAGCTCCTCTTCCCCTAATCCTAGTCAAAGCGACAACCCTAACGCCAACAAAGGATACTCTTCTAAGGTTGAGTCTCCTGAGGAGGTCTCATCCCCTCCTTCACCAACTGCCAATGATGAAGTTTCTCACTCCCCTACTCCTAGCCCTGAAAGCACGGGTCATGTTGTCGATAGTGAGACCCTTGCACCAGCACCCTCTAATGCCATTGAAATAAATTCCACCACTTGTATTGTCAATGTTGTAACTCTTGTCCAATTCTTCCTCTTTTAAGCTTCACATGCATAAGTTCATGGAAGCCCTTGAGATGTGCTTTCTAGTtacctttaatttttattcaaaaaaagtcCTATTTATATGCTCATTAAAATTGTACTTTTGAGGCctgaaataaaatttataatatatattttttaattaatgtactaataGTGAATCAAAACCTGTTAATATCTGGCATTAAATAAGTTCGAAGCACTGATTAAGCTTGTTTAAGAATTTTCATGCTTAAGGTCTAACTTGAGGTAGTTAAAGCTTGTCCGTATTCAAGCTCAAGCTTAGCCTAATAATTAAGTTTAggttaatagtatatactatagatgataacatattttaataatataaaaacatttaaaatatatattaaaaataaaagtctcGATAAGGTTCACGAGCTATTCAAGCAAGTATtttgtaatagcctaattttaGGGTTAGTCAAAACAGTAGTTTTTGGACCACAATCTaaggttaaaataattattttattattttattaatgtttacagtatgatagaatgttcgtgtaaaaatttcgtaaagaaattttatcgtttaagtgtttaattggtaaaaaggactaaatcgcgtaaagcgtaaaaatTGAGTTCTAAAAGCTAAAAGTGTTTAAATTCTCTAGAATTTAAAGGAGTAAGTCCTTATGTGTTAATTATTCCAATTATGAGATAGTGGCTGAAAATGGTTTGGTAATGtggtaaattgaattaatttttaaggttaaatttgtaatatgGTAATTaagtaaagtaaaaataaaataaaaaaaggtgtcATCTTCCACCCATTATTTTCCCAccaaaaaatgagaaagaaaacaCAATTGATATGGCTTCAAAGGTTTGGCCGTCttaagattaaattgtaagttcatttttgaCTCGGtgtttaataatttctacgttttttagatcattgcttcgtaatctagctagcccgtacctctgatttcaaaactgttaaagattttgatagttctcattgttgaatatatgtgttaattgatgtttgacgatgaaatatgaaattttgatgatagttttacatgtttggtaaagtgattttgagtaaaaatgtcaattttggactaaatttagaaaaatgataaatcgtgtggtaaaagtgtgaataaatgaaaaatgtgggctgttatggcAATAATaaaaattcggctagcttgggtttgtgtttaattttatgaaattgtgattttatgtgacaaggactaaattgcaaaaatgtgaaagtatagggaaaaagtgtaaaattgCCCTAAtgttgaaattgtgttaaattgagtgaattagtgattaaataaggtaatttttttattatatagattgagaaaaacaAGATTTGGACCTAGAAACAGGACAAAAACTATGTATTggattagtcgacctaattcgtcgtttcaacgaacgaggtaagttcatatgttacaTAATGTTCTTAAATTGTGTTCTAAATGTCCATTTATCATTGAATTGATATCAATATTTATTGGATGAGTACGAGCATGAATCGAAAAAGTTACGACgttcgaaagtcccgtacgaacatTAGGAATAGCTTAGGATACTGAGATGTGATTACGTGAAACACCGTGCCTGGGCcattggcatcgttatgtgattcgtgaaagaccatgtctgggacattggcatcgatacgagattcgtgtaagaccttgtctgggatgttggcatcggtATGacattcgtgtaagaccatagctggctattggcattgatatgtgatatcatgtaagaccatatctgggatatggcattgtgcGAGTTATACGAGATTTCTGCGTATCCTTAGCAATTcttaatggttcaacgggcaaagtcaagaTGAGAATAAAAGTGTAAACGAAataagtggtacaggtatgtacgatactCTTACGTATATTGAATGAAAGAAGATTGATAAATAGATGTGAGCTCGTGTATAttacatggaaatgtttgagTTTATGTAAGTTTTTGATTTATATAAATGCTTATTGAGGATATCGAATTTCACATTATGAGTAAGTGGATAGTTATGAGAAATCCATATAGTTggtttatgtggcatgtataggctagttggttTATGAAGTGTATAAGTGACCTTTGGCTATTtatgcatatgtgcttgatatgtatttagccatgagatttggctaaaGAATGATGTAAAGTTTAATGTGTATAAGTTGTGTTCATATTAGTTCGCTATGTAAATTTCCTTGTGCAATGGTATATCTTGgtatgtttgattatggtttaaATAGCTCAATAGACATTTGGTAAGTGACATGTATATGTTTGGTTACTTGTGGCTTGACCATGAATGCAAATATGGTGGCAATGTGGCTTATAAAATGGtatgtttaaatatgaatttGTAATGATACTTTGGTATGCCTTGGTTTGGTTTTAGATTGAATGATTTGGTTGGGTATTTAGTTTGAATTTAAGGCATGTGATAAATGTAATTGATAGTAAGTGGTGAATGATGAATTATGTGGAGTTGGAATGCTTTGAGCTACTTTATGGGCATTTGATGAGTAGTAAGGTAATGGATATACAATTGTATGAAATGTAcatgaaatggtcatttttcttTGCCTATTAGATGTGAAATTGATGCCAAAATGATGTGGTTTAGGTATGCATGTGaaaggtgagaaatgtggcttaaaccaagtctATTTTTGTGCTACATGgtctgagcacacgggcgtgtgaatcgACCGTGTGACCTCTGTTACTGTGAAAATTTTTACAagtttaagatatttttatatgtgatcagtttagtcccgaacatTCTCTAATGtatttttaaggtctcgtagacctcaaaaatggaaaatatgtatgtgattgaatgATATTTATTAATGTTGGATTATTTCATTGAGAAATGAATATTGAATGTTGTGTTTCGATCGGtgatacctcgtaaccctattctgacgacagacatgggttaggggtgttacatatttgtAAGCTTGAATTTTACTCGATTGATAGCTAAAGCTTGGCTCAATAATTACCGAATCAAGTTCAAGATTTTTTAGTCAAATTCATTGTAGTGAATGCTATGTTTGAATATGTTTGTAACACCCTAGGCAGATCTTACACCGACAAAGCACGGGAGATACCTTGGCTATATAAAGGGGTAACAACACTTATGTGGTAAAAGGTCTGTTGGGGGTGAATAGGCACTCTCGAGAACAAAGTCGTGATGGCCATGTCCCATGCCTATTCTATACTAGTCAAATGCATGTATGTGTTTACTTAAGTTGATCGAATGTGTCTATTGCCTTGTTTGCTATAAACGAATATGTGTAATCTGCAAATATACGCTATTGTATTGCTTTCTGATGTTCTAAATATGTTATTGCAAGCTTATTGTTCTTGCTTTTTGAACATTTGACAAACATACATGTGTTACTGATTTATTGATCACATGTTTTTACATGCTATTGCACTGTATTGTAGTTTTTTCTGTCAAGCATGATCATGCTACATACATGATATATTATAGTGCATTGCATGGTGATTGGGATTGATTGGTGATGGAGGAGTTTCGTTGAGTATTGGCAGTATATCTGCAATATTTTTGTTAGTATACTACAGTCGGAGTACTGTAGGAGTTATTGGATattggtggcttgaccacatcATTGGCAGCACCGTCTGCATTTTATTGGTAGCTTGTCTACATTATTAGCAGTTTACTACAATTTACTGGTAGGTTATCTACATTTTTGGTGGGTCATCCACGTTACTGATATCTTGTTAGCAAACTGTTATTGTTGGTTTATCCACACTAAGCTACAGCTTCTAATTATTTTGGTGATTTTGTAAACGGGTTCTgaggaactcgtggtgtgtaatggatggatgggtaggacctTTTGCATTTTCATTCTCAA includes:
- the LOC107907790 gene encoding early nodulin-20, whose product is MACQDLVVVVALVFMVVVGAFAVESSPSPVPSKASSPSKSPSPSSLASSPKSPSIKSPSQDSNGSSFSPSKSHEGAPKSSHPGAPMSSSSSSSPNPSQSDNPNANKGYSSEVESPEEVSSPPSPTANDEVSHSPTPSPESTGDVVDSETLAPAPSNAIEIKSTTCIVSVVTLVGLFLF